The following coding sequences are from one Gadus morhua chromosome 10, gadMor3.0, whole genome shotgun sequence window:
- the LOC115552445 gene encoding protocadherin alpha-8 isoform X24, with translation MEQRGCVAARLRQWRWLVCMHLLLWTVASAQIRYSISEEVKEGTVVGNIAKDLGIDTKTLKHRAFRIVTGSTDSLFRVNLDDGILYVDRQLDREEICGQISACVINLKTVLETPLEIHYVSVEILDLNDHSPTFPEKETRLEIFESALPGARFQLQAAHDLDSGVHSIKQYKLSSNEHFRLEVNDRGEDGIIPILHLQKQLDRETMESHKLLLTAMDGGKPPRSAAIDILVDVLDVNDNLPVFTRDSYTAVLKENSPIGTAVLQVNATDLDLGLNGEVVYAYGSNVKEKIRNLFDVDINTGEIVVKGVIDYEEKDRYQIDIKASDKGTVPLTTDKSVIIKIVDLNDNAPEIELTSFSSAIPEDSRTGTTVALISVNDRDSGVNGKVICSIKNKVPFELITSLQDNMYSVVTKSLLDRERESHYDIAILAKDGGDPSLSSEKNIRIDVSDVNDNSPDFLVSPYTFYVPENNNPGALVFSVRASDRDLGDNALISYSIFKDEVQHNKLTSTLNIIPESGDIFALRSFDFESVKTFRFQVIARDSGSHSLSKNVTVNVFVLDKNDNPPVILHPLSSNGSAEGVEEVPRNVPAGHLVIKVRAYDADIGYNGWLLFSLQEVSDHSLFGLDRYTGRIRTLRSFTETDEAQHKLVILVKDNGNVSLSATATVVVKLVEPKEAISASDVKSAATDIGDSGVTFYLMITLASVSTLFLISIIVLIAMQCSKTTDVSSKYLPETNYDGTLCHSIQYRSGEKRYMLVGPRMSIGSTIVPGSNGNTLVVPDRRSTSAEPQTTPNPIEMNTWSYRGRPT, from the coding sequence aTGGAACAAAGAGGGTGTGTAGCCGCGCGCCTCAGACAATGGCGATGGCTCGTCTGCATGCATCTGCTGTTATGGACCGTGGCCTCGGCGCAAATACGATATTCCATTTCTGAGGAGGTTAAAGAAGGGACCGTGGTTGGAAATATAGCCAAGGATTTGGGAATCGATACGAAAACACTGAAACACAGAGCGTTTCGTATTGTGACTGGTTCTACAGACTCCCTGTTTCGGGTAAATCTGGACGACGGAATATTGTACGTGGATCGCCAATTAGACCGAGAGGAGATATGCGGACAGATCAGCGCTTGTGTGATCAACTTGAAAACCGTTTTAGAAACCCCACTTGAAATTCATTATGTATCGGTAGAGATTCTGGACCTGAACGACCATTCCCCCACCTTCCCGGAGAAAGAGACTAGATTAGAAATCTTTGAGTCAGCGCTACCCGGTGCTCGGTTTCAACTGCAGGCGGCCCATGATCTGGACAGTGGCGTTCACTCTATCAAACAATATAAACTCAGCTCTAATGAACATTTTCGTTTAGAGGTGAACGATAGAGGGGAGGATGGAATTATCCctattttacatttacaaaaacAGTTAGATAGAGAAACCATGGAAAGCCATAAATTACTGCTTACTGCCATGGACGGAGGAAAGCCTCCTCGATCAGCTGCTATCGATATTCTTGTTGACGTCTTAGATGTGAACGACAATTTGCCCGTTTTCACACGAGACTCCTATACTGCAGTATTAAAAGAGAATTCTCCTATTGGTACGGCAGTTTTACAAGTAAACGCCACTGACCTCGACCTAGGTTTAAACGGGGAAGTGGTTTATGCATATGGTAGCAACGTCAAAGAAAAGATACGGAATCTATTTGATGTAGATATTAATACAGGTGAGATCGTTGTGAAAGGGGTCATTGATTATGAAGAAAAAGATAGATACCAGATAGATATAAAAGCATCTGACAAGGGAACTGTTCCCTTGACAACTGACAAAAGTGTAATTATTAAAATAGTAGACTTAAACGACAATGCCCCAGAGATTGAATTAACGTCATTTTCTAGCGCAATACCAGAGGACTCCCGAACAGGAACCACAGTGGCTTTGATTAGCGTTAACGACCGGGATTCAGGGGTCAATGGGAAAGTAATTTGTTCTATTAAGAACAAAGTTCCATTCGAACTGATCACATCGTTGCAGGATAACATGTACTCTGTGGTCACCAAATCCCtcttagacagagagagggagtctcACTATGACATTGCAATCCTGGCCAAGGATGGAGGGGATCCGTCATTAtcatcagaaaaaaacattagaaTCGATGTTTCAGATGTGAATGACAACAGTCCCGATTTTTTAGTCAGCCCTTATACATTCTATGTTCCTGAAAATAATAACCCCGGAGCTTTGGTATTTTCGGTAAGGGCCTCTGACCGCGATCTAGGAGACAATGCTCTGATTTCATATAGCATTTTCAAAGATGAAGTTCAACATAACAAGCTCACATCCACTCTAAACATTATTCCTGAAAGCGGGGACATTTTTGCACTTAGAAGCTTTGACTTTGAAAGTGTAAAAACCTTCAGATTTCAAGTGATTGCCCGAGACTCTGGAAGTCATTCACTTAGCAAAAACGTCACTGTGAACGTGTTCGTCTTGGACAAGAACGACAACCCTCCAGTTATCTTACATCCGCTCAGCTCTAACGGATCTGCTGAAGGAGTAGAGGAGGTTCCTCGCAATGTTCCTGCAGGCCACCTGGTGATTAAAGTGAGAGCCTACGATGCTGACATAGGATACAACGGCTGGCTGTTATTCTCACTACAGGAAGTGAGTGACCACAGTCTCTTTGGTTTGGACCGCTATACTGGACGGATAAGAACACTGCGCTCATTCACAGAGACAGACGAGGCTCAACATAAACTGGTCATACTGGTCAAAGACAATGGGAACGTGTCACTCTCAGCAACAGCTACTGTTGTTGTTAAGCTGGTGGAGCCCAAAGAGGCCATTTCAGCTTCTGATGTGAAAAGTGCAGCGACTGACATTGGGGATAGTGGCgtgacattttatttaatgataACTCTGGCCTCAGTTTCAACTCTTTTTCTCATCAGTATCATTGTGCTGATTGCAATGCAGTGCTCTAAAACCACGGACGTATCCTCCAAATATTTACCTGAAACCAACTACGATGGAACTCTGTGTCACAGCATCCAGTACAGATCTGGAGAGAAACGCTACATGTTAGTTGGACCCAGAATGAGTATAGGATCTACTATAGTCCCGGGGAGCAATGGGAACACTCTAGTTGTCCCTGACAGGAGGAGTACATCTGCAGAG
- the LOC115552445 gene encoding protocadherin alpha-8 isoform X18 has product MEQRRRSREPRRLLRRLDAFLVALIFVFHTASAQVRYSISEDIKRGSIVGNVAKDLGLDLAILKERGFRIVSGSNEQHFEINQNDGNLYVSQAVDRERMCERSSVCLVNLKTVLENPLEIHYVSVEVVDVNDHAPVFSDTVQRLEISESVLPGAKFTLQAAQDQDVGSYSVQHYKLNQNEHFRLEIRDRGKDGKIPILNLQKPLDRESMSSHILLLTALDGGKPPKSGTVQIIVNVLDVNDNHPVFNKDSYSVMLNENSAIGTTVLQVNATDLDEGSNGEVIYSFANHVNEQIRKVFEVDANKGFIIVKDEIDFETDDSYEIDIQASDRGSATLKTDKSVLVKIVDLNDNAPEIELTSFSTALPEDSRIGTTVALISVSDKDSGLNGKVVCSMTTGLPFTIMPSSQENMYSVVTKSALDREKRSQYDVTITAKDTGEPALTADKTISVLISDVNDNHPEFIVSKYDFYISENNVAGAPMFSVKAVDSDEGSNALVSYRILKPEGDINKRASFFNINPENGEILALKSFDFEEEKTFQFKVCASDSGTPSLTSNATVNVFILDQNDNAPVILYPTSTNGSAEGVEDIPRNVNAGHLVTKVRAYDADIGYNGWLLFSIQRITDHSLFGLDRYTGRIRTLRSFTETDEAQHKLVILVKDNGNVSLSATATVVVKLVEPKEAISASDVKSAATDIGDSGVTFYLMITLASVSTLFLISIIVLIAMQCSKKTDVSSKYLPETNYDGTLCHSIQYRSGEKRYMLVGPRMSIGSTIVPGSNGNTLVVPDRRSTSAEPQTTPNPIEMNTWSYRGRPT; this is encoded by the coding sequence atggaacaAAGACGACGGAGTCGGGAGCCAAGGAGGCTGCTCCGGCGCCTCGATGCTTTTTTGGTCGCATTGATTTTTGTGTTTCATACTGCCTCTGCACAGGTTCGGTATTCCATATCCGAGGATATTAAACGAGGAAGCATTGTGGGAAACGTCGCGAAGGACCTTGGACTTGATCTAGCTATCTTAAAGGAGAGAGGATTCCGTATCGTTTCTGGCTCGAACGAACAGCATTTTGAGATCAACCAGAACGACGGGAATTTGTATGTGAGCCAGGCTGTGGACCGGGAGAGGATGTGTGAGCGGAGCAGTGTTTGTCTCGTCAATCTGAAAACCGTTCTAGAGAACCCACTGGAAATACACTACGTGTCAGTAGAGGTGGTGGATGTGAATGACCATGCTCCCGTTTTTTCAGATACAGTCCAACGTCTTGAAATATCTGAATCTGTATTACCTGGTGCTAAATTTACATTACAGGCTGCACAGGACCAAGATGTTGGGTCATATTCTGTCCAACATTACAAACTGAACCAAAATGAACATTTTCGTTTGGAGATCAGGGATAGAGGGAAGGACGGTAAAATACCTATTCTCAATCTGCAGAAGCCACTCGATAGAGAGTCAATGAGTAGTCACATATTACTGTTAACAGCTTTGGACGGGGGGAAACCTCCAAAATCCGGTACTGTACAGATTATAGTGAACGTGTTAGACGTTAATGACAATCACCCAGTTTTTAATAAAGATAGCTACTCCGTTATGTTGAATGAAAACTCAGCTATTGGCACCACCGTGTTACAAGTAAATGCAACGGATCTAGATGAAGGATCCAACGGTGAAGTAATTTATTCGTTTGCTAATCATGTCAACGAACAAATCCGCAAAGTATTTGAAGTTGACGCCAACAAAGGATTCATAATTGTAAAAGATGAGATAGATTTTGAGACAGACGACAGCTACGAGATTGATATACAGGCGTCGGACAGAGGATCCGCTACACTTAAAACAGACAAAAGCGTATTGGTTAAAATAGTTGATCTTAATGATAATGCACCGGAGATTGAATTGACATCCTTTTCCACTGCTCTCCCCGAGGATTCCAGAATCGGAACCACGGTAGCATTAATCAGTGTAAGTGACAAGGACTCTGGTCTGAATGGGAAAGTAGTTTGTTCTATGACGACAGGTTTGCCTTTTACAATAATGCCATCGTCGCAGGAAAACATGTACTCCGTCGTTACCAAGAGCGCGCTGGATAGGGAGAAGCGATCCCAATACGACGTAACAATTACGGCTAAAGACACCGGTGAGCCAGCACTCACGGCTGACAAGACGATTAGTGTTCTTATATCAGATGTGAACGATAACCATCCGGAGTTTATAGTCAGCAAATACGATTTTTATATCAGTGAAAATAACGTGGCGGGTGCCCCAATGTTTTCAGTCAAAGCGGTTGATTCAGATGAGGGTAGCAATGCGCTTGTTTCTTATCGCATTCTCAAACCTGAAGGTGACATTAACAAACGGgcatctttttttaatataaaccCGGAAAATGGCGAGATATTAGCTCTGAAGTCTTTTGATTTCGAAGAAGAGAAAACATTCCAGTTCAAGGTGTGTGCCTCGGATTCCGGAACTCCGTCACTGACCAGCAACGCCACTGTCAACGTGTTCATTCTGGATCAGAACGACAACGCGCCCGTTATCTTGTACCCGACCAGCACCAACGGTTCcgcagaaggtgtggaggacATTCCGCGCAACGTGAACGCGGGTCACTTAGTCACCAAAGTCAGAGCTTATGACGCCGACATTGGATATAACGGATGGTTATTATTTTCCATACAAAGAATTACTGACCACAGTCTCTTTGGTTTGGACCGCTATACTGGACGGATAAGAACACTGCGCTCATTCACAGAGACAGACGAGGCGCAACATAAACTGGTCATACTGGTCAAAGACAATGGAAACGTGTCACTCTCAGCAACAGCTACTGTTGTTGTTAAGCTGGTGGAGCCCAAAGAGGCCATTTCAGCTTCTGATGTGAAAAGTGCAGCGACTGACATTGGGGATAGTGGCgtgacattttatttaatgataACTCTTGCTTCAGTTTCAACTCTATTTCTTATCAGTATTATTGTGCTGATTGCAATGCAGTGCTCTAAAAAAACAGACGTATCCTCCAAGTATTTACCAGAAACAAACTATGACGGAACTCTGTGTCACAGCATCCAGTACAGATCTGGAGAGAAACGCTACATGTTAGTTGGACCCAGAATGAGTATAGGATCTACTATAGTCCCGGGGAGCAATGGGAACACTCTAGTGGTCCCTGACAGGAGGAGTACATCTGCTGAG
- the LOC115552445 gene encoding protocadherin alpha-8 isoform X20 yields MFKWKDWTIMEKIEHPASIAYAVGFLLLLLCNVSAQIRYSITEEVKKGTVVGNIAKDLGLDTNSLKERGCRIVPGSTESLFQVNQHDGLLYVKEIIDRETVCERTSPCLINLKTVLENPLEIHYVVVEVLDVNDHSPIFSEKEARLEVSESSQPGLRIQLQTARDSDVGQFTVQEYKLSHNDHFRLEIKDRGKDGKIPVLNLLRPLDRETKASHRLLLTAIDGGKPPRSGSVQIQVDVLDVNDNMPIFTKEVYAVNLNENSPIGTTVIQINATDLDQGSNGEILYSFGNNVDRTILELFRIDPNTGEIIVQGLLDFEMAESYDIDIKASDKGPAPFKTDKSVLVNIVDLNDNVPEIEVTSFSRAVAEDARLGTTVALISVNDLDSGLNGKVVCSLSDDIPFTLSPSTQDKMYSLVTKSPLDREKQSGYNVRIIASDSGVPMLSSEKYIHIVVSDVNDNSPTFPLSHYTFYITENNNPSASLFSVRASDPDEDSNSLISYHIPRVEREHSSFLNINHESGIIVAHKSFDFETLKTFQFHVVATDGGTNSRSSNVTVHVFILDDNDNPPVILHPLSSNGSAEGVEEVPRNVPAGHLVTKVRAYDADIGYNGWLLFSLQEVSDHSLFGLDRYTGRIRTLRSFTETDEAQHKLVILVKDNGNVSLSATATVIVKLVEPKEAISASDVKSVSKADDESNVTFYLMITLGSVSALFIASIIMLVVMQCSKPRELGAAKYLQETNYDGTLCHSIQYRSGEKRYMLVGPRMSIGSTIVPGSNGNTLVVPDRRSTSTEPQTTPNPIEMNTWSYRGRPT; encoded by the coding sequence ATGTTCAAATGGAAGGATTGGACCATTATGGAGAAAATTGAACACCCGGCAAGCATCGCTTATGCCGTCGGTTTTCTCTTACTTTTGTTATGCAACGTTTCGGCGCAGATCCGCTATTCCATAACCGAGGAAGTTAAAAAAGGAACGGTGGTTGGTAATATCGCAAAGGATTTGGGACTGGATACTAATTCATTGAAGGAGAGAGGATGTCGAATCGTGCCGGGGTCTACGGAGTCTCTGTTCCAGGTCAACCAGCACGATGGTTTATTGTATGTCAAGGAAATCATTGACAGAGAGACCGTGTGCGAACGAACAAGTCCGTGCTTGATCAATCTGAAAACTGTTCTGGAGAATCCTCTTGAGATTCATTATGTTGTTGTCGAGGTGCTAGACGTGAACGATCACTCTCCCATCTTCTCGGAGAAGGAGGCTCGTTTAGAGGTTTCTGAATCCAGTCAGCCAGGATTACGGATTCAACTCCAAACCGCTCGTGACTCGGACGTTGGTCAGTTTACAGTTCAAGAGTATAAACTGAGCCACAACGACCACTTCCGTTTAGAAATTAAAGATCGTGGAAAAGACGGTAAAATACCCGTGTTGAATCTGCTAAGGCCGCTTGATAGGGAGACAAAGGCCAGTCATAGATTACTTCTTACTGCCATCGATGGAGGAAAACCCCCGAGATCAGGTTCAGTGCAAATCCAAGTGGATGTTTTAGATGTTAATGATAATATGCCAATTTTTACCAAAGAAGTTTATGCTGTTAATTTGAATGAAAATTCCCCTATAGGCACCACCGTAATACAAATAAATGCCACAGATTTAGACCAGGGATCGAACGGAGAAATCCTCTATTCCTTCGGTAATAACGTGGACCGCACAATACTAGAACTTTTTCGCATAGATCCAAATACAGGTGAAATTATTGTGCAGGGTTTACTAGATTTCGAAATGGCAGAGAGCTATGACATTGATATAAAGGCTTCAGATAAGGGACCAGCTCCTTTCAAGACAGACAAAAGTGTATTGGTTAATATTGTGGATTTGAACGATAATGTGCCAGAAATAGAAGTAACTTCGTTTTCAAGGGCAGTTGCGGAAGATGCTCGACTAGGAACGACTGTTGCATTAATAAGCGTGAATGATCTAGATTCTGGGCTTAACGGAAAAGTTGTTTGCTCTTTAAGTGATGACATTCCTTTCACGTTATCACCTTCTACTCAAGACAAAATGTATTCGTTAGTCACAAAATCCCCTTTAGACAGAGAGAAGCAGTCTGGATACAATGTTAGAATTATTGCCAGCGACTCAGGAGTGCCAATGCTATCTtcagaaaaatatatacacattgtagTATCAGATGTAAACGACAATAGTCCTACATTTCCATTAAGCCATTACACATTCTATATCACTGAAAACAACAACCCAAGTGCTTCCCTTTTTTCAGTCAGAGCCTCCGACCCAGACGAAGATTCAAATTCCCTAATTTCATATCATATACCAAGAGTGGAACGGGAACATTCCTCTTTTCTTAACATCAACCATGAAAGCGGCATTATAGTGGCCCACAAAAGCTTTGATTTTGAAACTCTTAAAACGTTCCAATTTCATGTTGTTGCCACGGACGGGGGAACTAACTCACGAAGCAGCAACGTcactgttcatgtgttcattctGGATGATAATGACAATCCTCCGGTTATCTTACATCCGCTCAGCTCTAACGGTTCTGCTGAGGGAGTAGAGGAGGTTCCTCGCAATGTTCCTGCAGGCCACCTGGTGACTAAAGTGAGAGCCTACGATGCTGACATAGGATACAACGGCTGGCTGTTATTCTCACTACAGGAAGTGAGTGACCACAGTCTCTTTGGTTTGGACCGCTATACTGGACGGATAAGAACACTGCGCTCATTCACAGAGACAGACGAGGCTCAACATAAACTGGTCATACTGGTCAAAGACAATGGGAACGTGTCACTCTCAGCAACAGCTACTGTGATTGTCAAGCTGGTGGAGCCCAAAGAGGCCATTTCAGCTTCTGATGTGAAAAGTGTTTCAAAGGCAGACGATGAGAGCAATGTCACTTTTTATCTGATGATAACTCTGggctctgtctctgctctcttcATCGCCAGCATCATCATGTTGGTTGTGATGCAATGCTCCAAACCAAGGGAACTTGGTGCTGCAAAGTATTTACAAGAAACCAACTATGACGGAACTCTGTGTCACAGCATCCAGTACAGATCTGGAGAGAAACGCTACATGTTAGTTGGACCCAGAATGAGTATAGGATCTACTATAGTCCCGGGGAGCAATGGGAACACTCTAGTGGTCCCCGACAGGAGGAGTAcatctacagag
- the LOC115552445 gene encoding protocadherin alpha-3 isoform X25 has protein sequence MGSKSLGQNTIFVRSVFYWSLLLLFFQEKALAQLRYSIPEEVKHGSVVGNIAKDLGIDIASLIDRRFRIVSTSMDSLFGVNQSNGDLTVNGKIDREEMCSEDSACLLELKIVVENPLEIHYLVIGIADVNDNSPRFPEKEQTFEIAEHTAPGMRFKLQAARDPDAGINSVRTYTLTSNDHFEIDVRQSDDDKIPFLVLKKALDREQMSKHMLVLTAIDGGKPRRSGTLNVSIIVLDSNDNRPVFSQDTYHVTIRENVPIATEVIKVTAADKDEGVNGEIEYSLGKTLNKNIYDLFELNSKSGEIKVKGGVDFEKAVVYKIDVQASDRGMPPLSAECRVIIKIQDLNDNPPTIEVTSLSNTVPEDTKPGTGISLISVSDKDSGVNGKIILSLTKDLPFELKPTYKDNVYSVVTKGLLDRETVSHYDITITATDCGEPPLLTSKTLGVQIADVNDNSPYFLKNPVELYLVENNAVLASIFSVSASDRDLNENAAITYHILRQGGPKDMASFLNVNSDNGQISALKTFDFESLKTFTFKIVASDSGTPALSSNVTVNVFLLDQNDNPPVILHPLSSNGSAEGVEEVPRNVPAGHLVTKVRAYDADIGYNGWLLFSLQEVSDHSLFGLDRYTGRIRTLRSFTETDEAQHKLVILVKDNGNVSLSATATVVVQLVEPKEAISASDVKSAATDIGDSGVTFYLMITLASVSTLFLISIIVLIAMQCSKTTDVSSKYLPETNYDGTLCHSIQYRSGEKRYMLVGPRMSIGSTIVPGSNGNTLVVPDRRSTSTEPQTTPNPIEMNTWSYRGRPT, from the coding sequence ATGGGGAGTAAATCACTCGGACAAAATACTATCTTTGTTCGGTCTGTTTTCTATTGGTCCCTTCTATTGCTATTTTTCCAAGAAAAGGCTTTAGCTCAGTTAAGATACTCTATTCCAGAAGAGGTAAAACATGGATCTGTCGTTGGGAATATTGCAAAGGATCTTGGCATTGACATTGCGTCTTTGATTGATCGCCGCTTTCGAATTGTGTCGACTTCTATGGATTCTCTTTTTGGCGTGAATCAGAGCAATGGAGACTTGACCGTGAATGGAAAAATTGACAGAGAAGAAATGTGCAGTGAGGACAGCGCTTGTCTTTTGGAGCTAAAGATTGTAGTTGAAAATCCACTTGAAATCCATTATCTGGTCATAGGAATTGCTGATGTTAATGATAACTCCCCTCGTTTTCCTGAAAAGGAGCAAACGTTTGAAATAGCAGAACATACGGCCCCGGGAATGAGATTTAAACTCCAAGCTGCTCGTGATCCTGACGCCGGAATAAACTCAGTTCGCACATATACATTAACGTCTAACGATCACTTTGAAATAGATGTGCGGCAAAGTGATGACGATAAAATTCCATTCTTAGTTTTGAAGAAGGCGTTAGACAGAGAGCAAATGAGCAAACACATGCTGGTTTTAACAGCAATAGATGGAGGTAAGCCTCGCAGATCAGGTACTCTGAATGTTTCAATCATTGTTCTTGACAGTAATGATAACCGCCCAGTTTTCAGTCAGGATACCTACCATGTTACAATTCGAGAAAATGTTCCAATTGCTACTGAGGTTATAAAAGTAACAGCAGCAGACAAAGATGAAGGAGTTAATGGTGAGATTGAGTATAGCCTAGGAAAAACATTGAACAAAAATATCTatgatttatttgaattgaatagCAAGAGTGGGGAAATTAAAGTGAAAGGAGGAGTGGATTTTGAAAAAGCAGTGGTCTACAAGATCGACGTGCAAGCCTCAGATAGAGGGATGCCACCTCTATCAGCCGAGTGCAGGGTCATCATAAAGATACAAGACCTGAATGATAACCCACCAACTATAGAAGTTAcatctctctcaaacacagtGCCAGAAGACACCAAACCTGGCACAGGTATCTCTTTGATTAGCGTGTCAGATAAGGACTCAGGTGTCAACGGGAAAATCATATTAAGCCTCACCAAAGATCTTCCCTTTGAACTGAAACCCACCTACAAAGACAACGTCTATTCCGTTGTCACTAAGGGCTTGCTGGATCGAGAGACTGTGTCTCATTATGATATAACGATCACCGCTACAGACTGTGGGGAACCTCCGTTGTTAACCTCCAAGACCCTCGGGGTTCAGATAGCGGATGTGAATGATAACAGTCCGTATTTCCTAAAGAATCCAGTAGAGTTGTATCTAGTAGAGAACAATGCAGTGTTAGCCTCCATATTCTCAGTGAGCGCTTCTGACCGGGATCTGAATGAAAACGCAGCCATAACGTATCATATTCTCAGACAAGGGGGTCCCAAAGATATGGCCTCCTTCCTCAATGTGAACTCAGATAACGGACAGATTTCTGCACTGAAAACATTTGACTTTGAGTCTCTAAAAACATTCACATTTAAAATAGTGGCCTCTGACTCTGGAACGCCGGCATTGAGTAGCAACGTGACGGTGAACGTGTTTCTTCTGGACCAGAACGACAACCCTCCAGTTATCTTACATCCGCTAAGCTCTAACGGTTCTGCTGAAGGAGTAGAGGAGGTTCCTCGCAATGTTCCTGCAGGCCACCTGGTGACTAAAGTGCGAGCCTACGATGCTGATATAGGATACAACGGCTGGCTGTTATTCTCACTACAGGAAGTGAGTGACCACAGTCTCTTTGGTTTGGACCGCTATACTGGACGGATAAGAACACTGCGCTCATTCACAGAGACAGACGAGGCTCAACATAAACTGGTCATACTGGTCAAAGACAATGGGAACGTTTCACTCTCAGCAACAGCTACAGTGGTTGTCCAGCTGGTGGAGCCCAAAGAGGCCATTTCAGCTTCTGATGTGAAAAGTGCAGCGACTGACATTGGGGACAGTGGCgtgacattttatttaatgataACTCTGGCTTCAGTTTCAACTCTTTTTCTCATCAGTATCATTGTGCTGATTGCAATGCAGTGCTCTAAAACCACGGACGTATCCTCCAAGTATTTACCAGAAACAAACTATGACGGAACTCTTTGTCATAGCATCCAGTACAGATCTGGAGAGAAACGCTACATGTTAGTTGGACCCAGAATGAGTATAGGATCTACTATAGTCCCGGGGAGCAATGGGAACACTCTAGTGGTCCCTGACCGGAGGAGTAcatctacagag